The sequence TGTGTCTGTAATTCACCTTGAGATGCTGTTTAGaggttatttattaattattattgggGGTTAATATTACACCTTCACATCATTCTGCTCTGTCcactgctgccatctagtgctCATTAATTAAACAACCACTAACATGTCTGACTTCCACCAAAGAGTTGGTTTGTGCCTccgacagtttctctgtttttcagCAGGAGTGAAAAAATCTGGTGGAAGCAGGAAACATGAGTCCAGAAAGAACTGAGTCAGTTTGGGGGCGGAGCCAGAcaaaggggcggatccaggaattccACAATACAGGAGACAAACTTCATAATAGAAACACTCCACAGATCAAGAGTCAGTTTCACAGAACTGTGTTCAGTCTAATTATTCCTCTGGTGTCAGTTTGTCTCTCTGAGGATTACAGGGGAGTTGCTTTCCTCATTTCTTCCTATTTTCTGCTTCATTTTGACCTTTTTCTTTCAGATTATTGGGCTGAAACTTCAATGACTGTATGAAAGtaagtttgggggggggggggggggggggcgaggtgaACCCTGCAAACATCTGtctcaataaaacacacacaggctcagagATGtggaacctgcaggacatccCGTTTAATAAAAGCACTGAATATTGTTATGAATACTGATATTGACTGAGGTGGGGAAGGTTCATCTTGTTGCATGTAAATcaacatcatttaaaaagtCTCTCAACTCAAACCTGGAAGTATCAACCTGCAGTATCTACATCACAGCATGAAACACTAACATGTCTATAACAGCCGGCTCATCAAGCTAAACGTACGATATCTATATGAAGATTTACCatcttataattattattatgactaaAGCATTACAGCAGTAAATTAACATACAGCTCCCCCTTCTGGCACTCTTGGCAAAACTCTTTTTACAACACATTGGTTCATATACAATCATTCATATCATCATACATTACATTtccttacatttcatttagctgatgcttttaacCAAAGCGAATTACAATgagtgcatcaaccatgagggttcaaacccagaacaggaagaatcaagaaagtacaatgttCTTACAAATAACACGTCACCATTGTAATGTATAAGAATAACAGCTGGATCAGAAGAACATGAAGATACAGAATAAAATATTCCAGCTTTTGAACGACAAACTTCTAGAATCAATAAAATGGCTGAAAACTGGTTAAATCCAGTCCACACGATAAAAGTGactttttatataaaactttacagAGTGTCGGGCCTTGGCAGTGGTTTAAACTAAATCAAAGTTTCATCTGGGAGTGTTCCcacctttgtttcttttctatcTAATGAGAATCACATTAATATGAGTGactttgttttcacagcagaAAGTTGTAACAAATGATTCCTGATATAAAAATATCGATGTCAAATGAAACTCTACTATTGTATGAATGTGACGTTGGCATAGAGGCTGCTGGGATCAGCTGAGGGTCcagtagaagaggagggagcttcCACAGTGCTGAAGGCCACTGCAACATCACCACCCTGGATCTGTAGGAtatacaatcaatcaatcaatcaatcaatcaatcaatcagtcaatcaatcagtcaatcatctgtatagcacctttcatcAGGTTAGTGTAGTTCAATGTGCTTCAcagaacacaacaaatacaaatttggGTAAGTATGATGAAAATTGAttacaaaaaaagacacaacaggATGTATTACACCACAGGTCAGGATGTTGGCACAATTTCATTactgacagagagacaacaCAATTCAAATGATTATTGAAAAGTAAAATAACCTAATGCTAACAAAACCATCACAGCATAACAACATGTAACAAAAGAAACATCCAGAACTTTAACTTTTACATTAAAACTTTAGAactcatgatgacatcattatttcATGGCGTTAttacaagataaataaaaacttggCGGAGGTATAAACTCTATAAGTGACATGTTAGTTTCATCTGTGAATGTTCTCACCTTGTTTCTTCTCCATCTGATGAGAATCACAACCAATATCACGATTGAGGCAAAACCCACAACCAGACGAATGTACCTCCACCAGTCTGTGAACAGAATGACAAGAGCTTTAGTTTCCTGTTCAGTCCAACTTCCTGTATTTACACATGTTGTTAACATGAACTCCATCAAcacgcagcagcacagagatgaaTGAGAGGTGCAGTGAATATTCAGTACCTGTTGTCATCTTATTGTTTCCTGGAGCTGGTTCGTTCTTTCCTtcttaagaaaaagaaatgtgttaacaaatggaatttattggatcaggagcagttcatcgtgttctgtgttttctcacctgatGACGGAGGGATGAAGGAAAACTTTTCCTCTTTGTCACGATGCTCCACTTTACATGTTAATGAGCTATAGTTCTTCATCTTGTGAACTAAAAGGGATTTTGAGAAGCTCACAGTGGCCGAGGAGGAAGACTGTGATGTCTTCAggtctttgttgttttcagtcacATCTTTATTCATAAACAGCCACTTCACTGTGAGGTCACAGGTTCTACATGATGGTGACACAGAGCAGCTCAACGTCACCTCATCACTTCTCTTCTGCTCAGTCACTGGTGATGATGGAGATattgagagagaaagataacaTGAGTGAAACTATGTCCATCAGAATGATCAGAATTATCATAATGTTTTTATGAAGAGACTCTTTTACTCACCGTTGACAACAGAGAGATAAACCACATGATGATCTTCATATGGTTGTGTTGTCAGGTCAAACTGTCTGCAGGTGTATCGACCAGCATCTTCAGCTGTGACCTCACTAATAACCAGAGAACAGTTTGCAGCAAGACGTAGTCTGTCTGCTTTAGATTTGGAAATCTCAGATGTGTCGAGCTGCCTGTTTACAAACAGCTTTACTGATCTATTCCCCTCTGAATCAATGAAGAGCCACTCAGTAGCTCCACAGTTCACATGATCTTCTCTCACATTTCCACAAGACAAAGTGacttcagctccagctctgatgatgatggaggAATATTGGGCATCGAGCACtgtggaggaaatgagagagagacagcaacaATTAAACTGAACCAAGAAAAAGACTCATATTTTCATACACTTCTGAATGTGAGGATTCTTTTAGACATAACTTTGTAAATTAAGACAAAATGGAGCTTGACTGACAAGATAAACCTGAAAAACATCAACTACAGTTTTCTCCCTGCATTTGAATGCCTCAGCCAACCAGTCCAGTTCCAGTCTACGTACttttgtctccagactcatgagGTCACTCTGACACTTgatcactgaaatctaatctgtTAAGTTTTCATTCGAGGAGACAACTGGTCAGAATCTGAAGAAATTCAGACTTGAAATGTGAGAGAGGCCAAAAACCTGaaaccttgacctttaaccaccaAATCTAACCAGTTAAACCGTGAGTTAATGGGCAGATCAAAATATGAGGAATGATCCagtacacaaatatacacaagtaCAATATCAGAGTACTCATAagtatcagtcccctgaatgaGCCAGACTTGTGCCCCAACACATCAGTGAAACTCTTCacttttaaaagcaaacacaaacaatatggTGTTATTCTTATTGTTCACACTGGTAAAGTTGTGTAAGTGTATTTATTCTCACCTGTAAATGGAATCAGCACCAGTAGCAGatgtaaagacattttaatccGTTTGATTTCAtccattcttcttctctctcttctctgcttcTCGGTTCTTAGTAAAAAGTGCAATGTGGGGTTTACTTCCTGTGGATCACTTCCCCTCAGTGACATGTCTCCTCTGTCGTCATGTGCTAGTTGCATTTAGAGAAAATATCCATCAGCACCGACTTTCCCCCGTCGACCAGAGACTGTGTGAATATCTGACGATGAACTAATGAGCAGCAGCGACTTTTAGATTCAGACACTTGTCACTCGTTCACATGAGTGATGCAAACATCAGGAGATTCAGTCCAAATAAAGGACGACACACGTCACCTCTGGAGCAGCTTCACATCTGgactttgatattttacaggtgGTCCAGCTTGAATTTCTGTCTCATGTTTATCGGTTTATTcctgtgttaaaaaaacaataacaaattgcAAACTTATCTTGAAGttactgaatgaatgaaacttATTCAGGTTCATATTCAAACACATGGAGCCAAGAGCTATTTAACCATTTGTTCAGGTCACATGTGCATGGAGGATTTTTCTGTAATAAGATTTAATAACATTATTGACTTGGGTTTCAAAATGTTCACgtgaatcaaatgtgattctgtGGTTTCCAGCTGTGGATTGAACTTAGTTTGCCTGTGGACCAATAAAGTAAATGAAGAGGTAACCGTCCATCATGTCTCAGAGTCGTTGTCATATATGGTCACATCTTTAACTTCACTGtgtctgaaaataaatcaacacatcATTCAGTGTGACGAGCATCACGGTTTCTTCAGTAGAAACGAGAAGCTGCCTCCCACTTCCTACTCATTtactgagaaag comes from Pleuronectes platessa chromosome 17, fPlePla1.1, whole genome shotgun sequence and encodes:
- the LOC128460396 gene encoding uncharacterized protein LOC128460396 isoform X2, translating into MQLAHDDRGDMSLRGSDPQEVNPTLHFLLRTEKQRRERRRMDEIKRIKMSLHLLLVLIPFTVLDAQYSSIIIRAGAEVTLSCGNVREDHVNCGATEWLFIDSEGNRSVKLFVNRQLDTSEISKSKADRLRLAANCSLVISEVTAEDAGRYTCRQFDLTTQPYEDHHVVYLSVVNVTEQKRSDEVTLSCSVSPSCRTCDLTVKWLFMNKDVTENNKDLKTSQSSSSATVSFSKSLLVHKMKNYSSLTCKVEHRDKEEKFSFIPPSSGKNEPAPGNNKMTTDWWRYIRLVVGFASIVILVVILIRWRRNKIQGGDVAVAFSTVEAPSSSTGPSADPSSLYANVTFIQ
- the LOC128460396 gene encoding uncharacterized protein LOC128460396 isoform X1, which encodes MQLAHDDRGDMSLRGSDPQEVNPTLHFLLRTEKQRRERRRMDEIKRIKMSLHLLLVLIPFTVLDAQYSSIIIRAGAEVTLSCGNVREDHVNCGATEWLFIDSEGNRSVKLFVNRQLDTSEISKSKADRLRLAANCSLVISEVTAEDAGRYTCRQFDLTTQPYEDHHVVYLSVVNVTEQKRSDEVTLSCSVSPSCRTCDLTVKWLFMNKDVTENNKDLKTSQSSSSATVSFSKSLLVHKMKNYSSLTCKVEHRDKEEKFSFIPPSSEGKNEPAPGNNKMTTDWWRYIRLVVGFASIVILVVILIRWRRNKIQGGDVAVAFSTVEAPSSSTGPSADPSSLYANVTFIQ